In Carya illinoinensis cultivar Pawnee chromosome 7, C.illinoinensisPawnee_v1, whole genome shotgun sequence, the following are encoded in one genomic region:
- the LOC122316248 gene encoding protein FAR1-RELATED SEQUENCE 5-like, which translates to MGEEEDGMAPRPPTMDSQSLMTSQNTFGDPNDVPDHNLYPPNSSNPEYFQQQFSAFPESSENVGCTFSDAADEMLFDINEDLEGTTVIPDDEVRVETPRAGMEFVSENELMDYYKKYAKQEGFGVRTQRTKRDDEGRSVYVTIGCARGGKYQPKNINMSKPRATTKTDCKAKINATLNKNDKWVITTVESAHNHITVSPKKTRLLRSHRHLDEHS; encoded by the exons aTGGGGGAAGAGGAAGATGGAATGGCACCCAGACCCCCAACCATGGATTCGCAGTCATTAATGACATCCCAAAATACATTTGGAGATCCAAATGATGTCCCGGAT CATAATTTGTACCCTCCAAATTCGAGTAATCCGGAGTACTTCCAACAACAATTTTCTGCATTCCCAGAGTCTTCAGAAAATGTTGGTTGTACATTTTCTGATGCTGCTGATg AAATGTTATTTGACATAAATGAAGATTTAGAGGGTACCACTGTTATCCCGGATGATGAGGTACGGGTCGAAACACCAAGAGCCGGCATGGAATTTGTTAGTGAGAATGAGCTGATGGACTATTATAAGAAATATGCCAAGCAAGAGGGGTTTGGTGTAAGGACACAGAGGACTAAGAGAGATGACGAAGGGAGATCCGTGTATGTTACTATTGGTTGTGCCCGTGGCGGAAAATACCAACCTAAGAACATTAATATGTCGAAGCCACGTGCGACAACCAAAACGGATTGTAAAGCAAAGATAAATGCAACGTTGAACAAGAACGACAAATGGGTTATCACTACAGTTGAAAGTGCACACAACCACATTACGGTCAGCCCCAAGAAGACAAGACTCTTGCGATCTCACAGGCATCTAGATGAGCACAGTTAG
- the LOC122316249 gene encoding protein FAR-RED IMPAIRED RESPONSE 1-like, whose protein sequence is MNKNYLSLVVEAGGFENLEFQERDCRNFIDKSRHLRLGKGGGDALYDYFQRMRKQNDGFVSSMDVDDDGRLRNVFWADAWSLSAYEYFGDVVTFDTTYLTNRYDMPFAPFVGVNHHGHSILLGAGLLSSEDTQSFVWLFRTWLDCMNGQAPKAIITDQDRAMKNAIQIVFPETRHRYCLWHIMRKLPEKLGSHSHFSTGLKTSIQSALYDSQTCREFEEMWGELLDKYDLRGNNWLNSLYEERSYWVPVYLKDVFWADMSTTQRSESMNAFFDGKKVEVETTADFNSSNQMIPCVSPFNFEKQFQKVYTNAKFKEFQKELMGLMCCNCTLVTKQGCISTFDILDEISIHDCNKIVHYTLYYNEEEYRYVLDRWRKDQKRTYTLIKSSYDDVRASGDSWRYEMVVKRCMKLATKISPSDERVNAFLKVVDDFDSRCNDVTFGTTSESTEVGPNVDTADKGKKILSPNVVRGKGRPPSKRKVPPVEKITRKRKACRKILHDQTQLGDTTTSEFMDQSNDGVGVGVGTQTSSVTQLNISGNQELSFTSFRYAAIIDLLLLCRSW, encoded by the exons ATGAACAAGAACTATTTATCTCTTGTCGTTGAGGCGGGTGGTTTTGAAAATCTAGAGTTTCAAGAGAGAGATTGTCGGAATTTCATTGACAAATCTAGACACTTAAGATTGGGTAAAGGAGGTGGTGATGCCCTGTATGACTATTTTCAAAGAATGAGAAAGCAGAATGACGGCTTCGTTTCTTCCAtggatgttgatgatgatggaAGGTTACGGAATGTTTTTTGGGCTGATGCCTGGAGTCTATCTGCCTATGAGTACTTCGGAGACGTTGTCACCTTCGATACGACGTACCTAACAAACCGATACGATATGCCTTTCGCTCCATTTGTTGGCGTTAACCATCATGGGCATTCCATACTACTAGGGGCGGGGTTGCTATCGAGCGAGGACACACAGTCATTTGTTTGGTTGTTCCGCACATGGTTGGATTGCATGAATGGTCAAGCGCCCAAAGCCATCATAACTGACCAAGACCGGGCAATGAAGAACGCAATCCAAATTGTATTTCCGGAGACCCGCCATAGATACTGTCTATGGCATATAATGCGCAAACTCCCAGAGAAGTTAGGATCTCATTCCCATTTCAGCACGGGATTGAAGACCTCAATTCAGTCAGCATTGTATGATTCTCAGACCTGCAGAGAATTTGAGGAGATGTGGGGTGAACTTCTTGATAAGTATGATCTTAGAGGTAATAATTGGCTCAACTCGTTATATGAGGAAAGGAGTTATTGGGTCCCCGTTTACTTGAAGGATGTATTTTGGGCGGATATGAGCACGACACAACGATCAGAAAGCATGAATGCTTTCTTCGATGG AAAGAAGGTGGAGGTAGAGACGACGGCTGATTTCAACTCTAGTAACCAAATGATCCCCTGCGTTTCCCCTTTCAATTTTGAGAAGCAGTTTCAGAAAGTATACACAAATGCAAAGTTTAAAGAGTTCCAAAAAGAGTTGATGGGCCTAATGTGTTGTAACTGCACACTGGTAACCAAGCAGGGGTGCATTTCAACCTTCGATATATTGGATGAAATATCTATTCATGACTGCAACAAAATTGTCCACTACACACTCTACTATAACGAAGAGGAAT ATAGATATGTGTTGGATCGCTGGAGGAAGGACCAGAAGAGGACATACACATTGATCAAAAGTAGTTATGATGATGTGCGTGCCAGTGGAGATTCATGGAGATATGAGATGGTGGTTAAAAGATGCATGAAATTAGCAACAAAAATTTCCCCGAGTGATGAGCGAGTCAATGCATTCTTGAAGGTTGTGGATGACTTTGATTCAAGATGTAATGATGTAACCTTTGGGACGACATCCGAATCAACGGAAGTAGGACCGAATGTGGACACCGCGGACAAGGGTAAGAAGATATTAAGCCCCAATGTGGTCCGAGGGAAAGGAAGACCCCCAAGTAAAAGAAAGGTTCCCCCTGTGGAGAAGATTACAAGAAAGAGAAAG GCCTGCAGGAAAATATTACATGATCAAACACAATTGGGTGACACCACGACATCTGAATTCATGGACCAATCTAATGATGGAGTTGGTGTTGGTGTTGGGACACAAACCAGCTCAGTCACACAATTAAATATATCAGGAAATCAGGAG CTCAGTTTCACTTCTTTCAGATATGCGGCGATAATTGATTTGCTGCTTTTGTGTCGGTCATGGTAG